The sequence below is a genomic window from Haloferax mediterranei ATCC 33500.
GTCACCCATTAGTTATCGAGAGTATAGCTGGTTACCAACCTTCCTCTTCATCACCTAGTGGTTAGCGAGAATATATCGATTGATAATACGTACTAGTATATGCTGTTCACAGTGTCTGTAAGCCACGAATCAATGAATTGAGCAATTGTCAATTGCAGCATGATTTGATTCTGAAGCTATCGGCTTCCCGTGAGCAGAGGTGAACACAATGATAACTAAATACCTACTCAAACCTCTCTCCACTCTACTAGTGCTCAGTATGGTGCTGTCGGTGATAGCTGCGCCAGCCGCAGCGAGTCACCGGTCCGACTTCGATGTCGAGATTGGAGACAACCGTGTCGAGCTTCAAGGCGACGACTTCGACATCGAATTTAGAGACGACGGTCGGATCGACATCGAAGGCGAAGATGACGATCTCGATATCGAACTCGACGGTGACCGCGTCGAAATCGATAGCGATGACGTTGACGTTGATATCGACGACAACTCGATCGAGGTCGAAGGCCGTAGCGGTGGCAGCCTCGGGCTCGACGTCGAGTACGACGGCGAGGACCTCGAGGTCGAAAGTGACGATTTCGACATCGAACGTAGAAACGGCGAACACGACATCGAAACCAACGACGAAGACCTCGAGGTCGAGAGCGATGGCGACACCATCGAAATCGAGAGCGACGACTTCGATGTCGAGTTCGACGACGACCGTATCGAGATAGAGGGTGACGACTTCGACGTCGAGATCGACGCTGACGGCGACGTCGAGGTCGAAACCGATGAGTTCGACTTCGAGTACGACGGCGACGAACTCGACCTCGAAAGCGACGACTTCGACGTCGAGTTCGATGACGGTCGCATCGAAGTTGACGGCGACGACAGAGACTTCGAGTTCGACCTCGACTCGAACAATGGCTTCGGTGGCCTCGATATCGATGCCGACGATGACGATGTCGACTTCGACGTGGAGCTAGACGACCTCGAAGTCGAACGCGACGGCGACCGCGCCGAGGTCGACAGCGACGACCTAGAGTTCGACAGCGATGATGGTGAAGTCGACATCGAGGTTCGTTCTGGCGGCGGCGTGGACATCGAAATCCGTGACGGACGCGTCGAGTTCGAGAACGACGACTTCGACATCGACCACGACGGCGACGAATTCGAGTTCGAGGGCGGCGACCTCGACCTCGACCAAGACTGAGCACCGTCCCAGTGATTTTTGATCGCAGTAGAGACGGAGTAGAGACACTGACAGGAACTATCGTGGCTCCGACTTTGGTCCCGTTTTGGCCTGTAATATGTGAGCAATCGAGCCTAAACAGCGCCAGCGGTGTCGGAGCAATTCGCGTGTAGAAACTAATTTAGGCTGCCCTAAATAATACGCTTTCATTCAGATGCCGATAGTAAATTCGGAGCACCGGGTGGGAGGCTGGAACGACGGAGGCCCGTCGCACAGTGCGATTGAATCGGTCGCATTCCTTACTCGCTCGGAACACCGCGTCCACGTTCTCGAACTGCTTGACCAGGGGCCTTGTACCCGCGATAAACTGAAGGAGCGGATGAACGTTTCACGAGTAACGCTTAGTCGAATCCTCGGTGACTTAACGGACCGCGGATGGATTACACGAAACACGTCGGAGAACGTGTACACGCTCACCAACTTCGGGGAACTTGTGTACACGGATTTCAGCCGACTACTCGGGACTGTGTCGGTCGGAAGCGAATACCCCAACATCGTCGAGCGACTGCCGACGGAGTGGTTCGACTTCGACCTTCGGTGTCTCGCCGACAGTGAACTGGTGGCTGGTGAGAGCGCGGACCCGCTGTCTGCGGCTCGTGTCGTTGCGAACGCCGTTCAGAATGCATCTTCCTGTGACTCCTTCCTTGGGACGTTTATCACCCTTCCAATGTACACCTACGAAGAGGCGGTCCGGGCGGGAAACGAGCCGGAGACGACCGTCGTCTTCGATGCCGATGTTACCGAAACCATGCTCACCGATTCGGACTTAGTGAACCGGTGGCAGGAGATCGAGGGCGCCACCGAGTCTGTAGTCTACTACTGTGTCGAGAATCGCGTCCCTTGCAGTATTGACCTCATCGACGAGGAGACGGTGTTCCTGACCGTCGACCGCGAACAGCAAAGCGGCTTTGACATCATACGGTCTACGCACCCTGAAGTGGTCGAGTGGGCACAGAAAGTACTCGAGGAGTACCAAGCGATAGCAACCCCGCTCAAGCAGCGTGCGAGTAACAGCGAGACCTAAACATCCGAATCGAAAACACGACCGGCCAGAGGATACAGTTCTATAGGAGATTGCAGTGAGGAGATTGTAGGGAAATGACATTGTAGTGATAGAAACACACCGTGATACACGTAACACGGTGTGTTTCAACGTAAGCCAGGAATCACTAATACGTTTTAGGACAGCCTAAACCACATGCCGAATAGGCGTCAACTACTCTCTCGTAGCGCAGGTCTGATTGCCGTTGGTC
It includes:
- a CDS encoding helix-turn-helix transcriptional regulator — translated: MPIVNSEHRVGGWNDGGPSHSAIESVAFLTRSEHRVHVLELLDQGPCTRDKLKERMNVSRVTLSRILGDLTDRGWITRNTSENVYTLTNFGELVYTDFSRLLGTVSVGSEYPNIVERLPTEWFDFDLRCLADSELVAGESADPLSAARVVANAVQNASSCDSFLGTFITLPMYTYEEAVRAGNEPETTVVFDADVTETMLTDSDLVNRWQEIEGATESVVYYCVENRVPCSIDLIDEETVFLTVDREQQSGFDIIRSTHPEVVEWAQKVLEEYQAIATPLKQRASNSET
- a CDS encoding putative sodium/potassium/calcium exchanger; this translates as MIAAPAAASHRSDFDVEIGDNRVELQGDDFDIEFRDDGRIDIEGEDDDLDIELDGDRVEIDSDDVDVDIDDNSIEVEGRSGGSLGLDVEYDGEDLEVESDDFDIERRNGEHDIETNDEDLEVESDGDTIEIESDDFDVEFDDDRIEIEGDDFDVEIDADGDVEVETDEFDFEYDGDELDLESDDFDVEFDDGRIEVDGDDRDFEFDLDSNNGFGGLDIDADDDDVDFDVELDDLEVERDGDRAEVDSDDLEFDSDDGEVDIEVRSGGGVDIEIRDGRVEFENDDFDIDHDGDEFEFEGGDLDLDQD